The sequence AACCTCCGCCTCATTTTTGTCCAAAGCCAAAGCCAAGGTCTGAATCTCATCTATCTTGCCATAAATACTTTTTGCACCTTGCTTATCTGAAACATTACCAATCATCTTTTCTAAAGTATCAAGGTAAAAAGCCAGTCCCTTAATTTCCCGATAAGAAGAAGTTGATTTGCCTGAAGAGGCAACCATGTTTTGAACCGAAGAAATGGTTGAATCTATTGCCAAAATCTGATCAGCAGCATCTTCAGCCTCTTTCCATCCCCAACTGTTTTTAAGCCAATTTACCTGACCAAAAAGACTGGAGGAAGAATCAGTATCGCCCCTTTCCCCAACAGTCTTCTTCAAATCCATCAAAATATCAAGAATTTCATCGGTTGAAAGGCTGTTCCATTTTCCTGCCAAAATCGAGCTCTTGCTTCTAACAAATTGACTATTAATAAATATAGACTCGGCAACTGATTTTGTCTGATCAAGTTTAGAATTTAAGCTAATATTATCATCCTCAATGAAATTCTGAATAATAGGCTTGTTGACTAGTTTCTCCAAAATGAGTCGGGTTTCCTGAGTTGTCTTCTTAATATCATTTGTGGTTTTAACTAAACTGGCAATATCACCACTATTTCCAGAAACACTAGACGAAAGGTTTTCAACATCGCTTCTAGTTGCCAAAGAGCCACTTGAAAGGTCTGATCCTGTGAGTGTTCTTGTTGCATAACTCCAGATATTTGAAACCAAAGAACCAAAACTGGTTAAAGTACGGCCGGAGTAGTTCCAAATATCAGAAGCCAGCGTTCCAAAACCAGAAAGTGTTCTGCCCGAATAATTCCAAACAGCATCTGCAATCTCAGTTGCAGTGGGACCACCACTGCCGCTTGACTTTACTTCAAAACTTTTGTCAAGACACATATTTTGCCCATCAACAACACAGCAAAGCTGGGTTCGATAATAACCCTCAGTTGAAGGGCCAGTAAAAGAATAACCATACCAACCATCAGTGGTAGCAGTAATTGAGCCAATATTTAAAAATTCAGAGCCATCAGGATAGCGGCTTTCAAGAGAACAGGTGGCATTGGTAACCTTGTTATAAGAATCATCATAAATAAACTCACCAACCGTGCAGTTTTGAGAAGTTATGCAAGTTGAAGGGCTGCCCGCTGCAGCCTCTATGCTTTGAGGATGCATAAAGGCTGCAATTATGGCTACTAATAAAGCTTGAGACGGCAAACTTTTGAATCGGGCAGTTTTAATCATTTCTTTCTAAAGCTACTCCTTAGCTGCTTTCTTAAATTCCCTTATCGCATCGCCCACTCCTCTTGCCAATTCCGGCAACTTTTTACCTCCGAAAAGCAAGAGTAAAACTAAAGCGATAACTATCAGCTCAGGCGCTCCAATATTATTGAACACTTACAAGGTCACCCCCTTTCTTGGTAAATAAAACATCCTTTACAAAAGGTTGTTTTATTATTAATAAAAGTATGAAACAGTAAAAATATTTTGTCAAGAGTCAATTTAGTTTTAAATAATCTTATCATAATCTTATCAAAATTTAACAAAATAGCTTCAGAAATTAAATAATTTAGAGGACTTGACAACATGATAAGATTTAGATAAGATTTTTATAAAGCAAAAATGGCCAATCTAACTTATACACTCTCAAGTAAAATTAGTGAGGAATTAGAGATTATAGAAAAAAACAGAAAAGAAATACTACTTCATCCTCTTACCCCAAGAATTGAAACAAGAATGCGTTGGGAGGCTCTTATTGACAAAATATACTGGTCAATGGCAATGATTGATGAACCAATTTCCAAAAAAGACATAATCAAAATCATCAAATCATCAGGAAAAGAAAAAAAGCAAATTAAAGAGAAAAGAGTGGCTCAACTTTACAACGTTTTCAATTTCATCTATTTTGATTGGCTTTCCTCCCCCCTTCCCATTACAGCAAATTCCTTAAAAAAAATATATGAAATAGGCTGCAAAGACAATCGTCCAGGAGCTCCTCTTGGAAAATCAGAAGAAAAAGAATTATCCAAAACATTGGCCTATATTCAGACAGGAAATGATCATCCAATTATTAAATCAGGCATTATTCAAATACAAATTCTTGATACCGTCCCCTTTAGATACGCCAACAACAGAATGTCGCGACTTGCTTCATATCTTTTCTTATACAAGCATTACTTTGACATGCGCGGGCTTTTGGTTTTGGAAGAATATTACCGTCAAGACATAGTTGCCTACAACCAAACCATAGAATCATCCATAAAAGGGGGCAATCTAACATTATGGCTTGAATACTTTACCCAAGGAATAAGAATTCAAAGCGAAAAAATAGTCAATCAACTAAAAGAAGGGGTAATCAATCCAACTCTGCCAGCTTCATACTTCAGGTTAAACAGCCGCCAGAAAAAGATTCTTTCAGTAGTTCAAAAGCCGGGGCTTATCATTACCAATAAAAAAGTTCAAGAGATGTTTGGGATTTCGCAAATTACAGCTTCAAGAGATTTAAGCAAGCTAGCCCTTCTTGGCCTTCTTGTTACCCATGGAAAAGGCAGAGGCGTTTATTATACTCGGGTTTGAAAAATAAAACTAAGAAGGTGTCAAGCTGTTTTTTAACTAAGGTGTCAACCTAAGACACCCTTAGGGTGTACTAGCTTGGCACCTTCCTTACCCTCAAGCCTTGGTTAAAGTGTTGAGGAAAGTTTTATTATCTTCAGTTTCCCTTAACTTCTGCAGGAAAAGTTCAGTTCTTTCATCATCACTCATCAAATCAAGCATCCTCCTCATCGTCACAATCTTTGGCAAGTCTTCTTTATCATAAAGAAGCTCCTCCTGCCTTGTACCAGATCGAGTCAAATCAATTGCCGGGAATATTCTTCTCTCAGCCAACTTTCTATCCAAATGAAGCTCCATATTACCAGTGCCCTTGAATTCCTCATAAATCAAATCATCCATACGGCTTCCTGTATCAACCAAGCAGGTGCCAATTATGGTTAAGCTGCCTCCATTTTCAATTTTCCTTGCCGCACCAAAAAACTTCTTGGCCGGGAAAAGTGCCATTGGGTCAAAACCACCGGATAAAGTTCTACCTGATGTGGGAAGAGCCAAGTTATAAGCGCGAGCCATTCTGGTGATTGAATCAAGCAAAATCACAACATCAGCTCCACCCTCAACCATTCTTTTTGCTCGCTCCAAGGCCAACTCCCCTACTCTTGTTTGCTCAACAGGCGCTTCATCAAAATTGGAAGCCACAACTTCTCCCTTACCATTTGTCATTTTCTCCATATGACGCCTAATATCTGTTACCTCCTCCGGCCTCTCGCCTATCAAAACTGCCATCAAATGAACTTTTTTAGACTTGCCGTTATCCTCAGGATAATTTGTGGCAATGCCGGCAATAATATCCTTCATCAGCCAAGTCTTACCAGCCTTCGGAGGAGAAACAACCAATCCTCTCTGGCCAAAACCAATGGGAGAAACCAAGTCAATAACCCTTGTTGAAAGCGGCTCTTTTCCGGTTGAAAGCACAATCTTTTCATCAGGATAAATAGCAGTCATATCATCAAGATCAACCCTGTCTGTTGGCAACTCTTCAATCGGCTTACCGTTTACATTTTCAACCTTTAGAAGTCCCCAATAGCGCTCATTTTCTTTGGGCCGCCTTGCTTGTCCCCCTACCCAATCACCAACCTTAAGATTAAAACGCCTGATCTGGCTTGCTGATATATAAATATCACGGTCTGAGGGGGTATATTTTGGGCGAAGAAGACCTGATCCTTCATGAGCAATGTCCAAGACCCCCTCTACATATTCAGTTGGTAAATTGGCATCGGGAATAATCCGCTCATCAACAGTTAAAAGCCTTTTTGAGCTATCTTGCACTTGGATATCAACTTGTCCACGAGACAATTCCCCTGAAACTTCAGGCTCAGGAAGTTTTGGTTCGCCAACAAAATCCTTAGCGCTTGAGGCAGAAAGGGCTTGATTGTCATCAACCATAGACTTTTTAGTAGGCATAAAAATTTGAAAATTACCTAAACTGCTATTAAATTAAATTCCCATGTATTTGTTAGGAAGAATCTCTATGTTCCCGAGGCGGAAACTAATTGTAGTTTAGGGCAGAAAGGTTGTTTTGTCAATAGGAAAAAGAAAGATTCAGCTATCAGAAATCGGCCGTCAGATTTCAGCTATTGGCTAAAAGGCAAAGACCAGGTAAAAAGAATTAAGATTCACGATTTATGATTTAAGATTTAAGATTTATGAATTAAGGGGTATGGGGTATGGGAAAGTAAAGATAGTAGTAAGTATAATGTAGTAAGTAGTAAGGGAGAAAAGAATATAGATTTAGGATTTATGAATTATGAATTATGAAT comes from Patescibacteria group bacterium and encodes:
- the rho gene encoding transcription termination factor Rho, with product MVDDNQALSASSAKDFVGEPKLPEPEVSGELSRGQVDIQVQDSSKRLLTVDERIIPDANLPTEYVEGVLDIAHEGSGLLRPKYTPSDRDIYISASQIRRFNLKVGDWVGGQARRPKENERYWGLLKVENVNGKPIEELPTDRVDLDDMTAIYPDEKIVLSTGKEPLSTRVIDLVSPIGFGQRGLVVSPPKAGKTWLMKDIIAGIATNYPEDNGKSKKVHLMAVLIGERPEEVTDIRRHMEKMTNGKGEVVASNFDEAPVEQTRVGELALERAKRMVEGGADVVILLDSITRMARAYNLALPTSGRTLSGGFDPMALFPAKKFFGAARKIENGGSLTIIGTCLVDTGSRMDDLIYEEFKGTGNMELHLDRKLAERRIFPAIDLTRSGTRQEELLYDKEDLPKIVTMRRMLDLMSDDERTELFLQKLRETEDNKTFLNTLTKA